In Triticum aestivum cultivar Chinese Spring chromosome 5B, IWGSC CS RefSeq v2.1, whole genome shotgun sequence, the following proteins share a genomic window:
- the LOC123111926 gene encoding probable ubiquitin receptor RAD23 isoform X2 — MKVSVKTLKGSKFEIEVNPADKVSDVKKLIESSQGQNVYPADQQMLIYQGSVLKDETTLEENKVVENNFLVIMLRQNKGSSSAAPAKSKEPSNQAPPTQTVPATPASQAPATPAPQAVAAPAPIAPGPAATASPAPAVAVSTEAETYGQAASNLVAGGTLEATIQSILEMGGGTWDRDTVLRALRAAFNNPERAVEYLYSGIPEPMEIPAPPPSAQPADPAQVSQAAQPAVASSGPNASPLDLFPQALPNASANAAGEGNLDVLRNNAQFRSLLSLVQANPQILQPLLQELGKQNPQILQLIQDNQAEFLRLINEPAEGDEDENLLEQFAEGVPQTIAVTPEENEAILRLEGMGFDRALVLEVFFACNKDETLAANYLLDHMNEFDDGAPQ, encoded by the exons ATGAAGGTCTCCGTGAAGACGCTCAAGGGCTCCAAATTCGAGATCGAAGTGAACCCCGCGGACAAG GTTTCTGATGTAAAGAAGCTCATTGAGAGTTCACAAGGGCAGAATGTGTACCCAGCTGATCAACAAATGCTCATTTACCAAGGGTCAGTTCTTAAGGATGAGACTACGTTGGAGGAAAACAAAGTTGTTGAAAACAACTTTCTTGTGATAATGCTTAGACAG AATAAAGGCTCATCAAGTGCAGCTCCAGCTAAATCCAAGGAACCCTCAAATCAG GCACCCCCTACTCAGACAGTGCCTGCTACTCCTGCCTCTCAAGCACCAGCCACACCAGCACCTCAAGCAGTGGCTGCGCCAGCACCTAT TGCTCCTGGTCCAGCTGCCACCGCCTCCCCAGCTCCTGCTGTTGCTGTCTC CACTGAAGCAGAAACTTATGGTCAGGCTGCTTCAAACCTTGTCGCGGGAGGCACCCTAGAGGCAACAATTCAGTCAATTCTTGAAATGGGCGGTGGAACATGGGACAGAGACACTGTGCTGCGTGCCCTACGTGCTGCATTCAACAACCCGGAGCGGGCTGTTGAGTATTTATATTCT GGTATTCCTGAGCCGATGGAGATTCCTGCACCACCACCAAGTGCCCAGCCAGCTGATCCTGCCCAGGTTTCACAAGCAGCTCAACCTGCAGTTGCCTCTTCTGGTCCTAATGCTAGCCCCTTGGACCTCTTCCCTCAa GCCCTGCCAAATGCTTCAGCAAATGCTGCTGGTGAAGGAAATCTGGATGTTCTACGAAACAATGCACAGTTCCGAAGCTTACTTTCTTTAGTGCAGGCCAACCCTCAAATCTTACAG CCATTGCTTCAAGAGCTGGGAAAGCAAAACCCTCAGATTTTGCAGCTGATTCAGGACAACCAAGCAGAGTTCCTTCGTTTAATCAATGAGCCAGCTGAGGGTGATGAAGACGA GAATCTCCTGGAGCAGTTTGCTGAGGGAGTGCCCCAGACCATAGCTGTCACtcctgaggagaatgaagctatactTCGT CTTGAAGGAATGGGCTTTGACCGGGCGCTTGTTCTGGAGGTGTTCTTTGCCTGCAACAAGGATGAGACCCTGGCCGCAAACTACCTGTTAGACCACATGAACGAGTTCGACGATGGAGCGCCGCAGTAA
- the LOC123111926 gene encoding probable ubiquitin receptor RAD23 isoform X1, whose protein sequence is MKVSVKTLKGSKFEIEVNPADKVSDVKKLIESSQGQNVYPADQQMLIYQGSVLKDETTLEENKVVENNFLVIMLRQNKGSSSAAPAKSKEPSNQAPPTQTVPATPASQAPATPAPQAVAAPAPIVPVSAPGPAATASPAPAVAVSTEAETYGQAASNLVAGGTLEATIQSILEMGGGTWDRDTVLRALRAAFNNPERAVEYLYSGIPEPMEIPAPPPSAQPADPAQVSQAAQPAVASSGPNASPLDLFPQALPNASANAAGEGNLDVLRNNAQFRSLLSLVQANPQILQPLLQELGKQNPQILQLIQDNQAEFLRLINEPAEGDEDENLLEQFAEGVPQTIAVTPEENEAILRLEGMGFDRALVLEVFFACNKDETLAANYLLDHMNEFDDGAPQ, encoded by the exons ATGAAGGTCTCCGTGAAGACGCTCAAGGGCTCCAAATTCGAGATCGAAGTGAACCCCGCGGACAAG GTTTCTGATGTAAAGAAGCTCATTGAGAGTTCACAAGGGCAGAATGTGTACCCAGCTGATCAACAAATGCTCATTTACCAAGGGTCAGTTCTTAAGGATGAGACTACGTTGGAGGAAAACAAAGTTGTTGAAAACAACTTTCTTGTGATAATGCTTAGACAG AATAAAGGCTCATCAAGTGCAGCTCCAGCTAAATCCAAGGAACCCTCAAATCAG GCACCCCCTACTCAGACAGTGCCTGCTACTCCTGCCTCTCAAGCACCAGCCACACCAGCACCTCAAGCAGTGGCTGCGCCAGCACCTAT TGTACCTGTTAGTGCTCCTGGTCCAGCTGCCACCGCCTCCCCAGCTCCTGCTGTTGCTGTCTC CACTGAAGCAGAAACTTATGGTCAGGCTGCTTCAAACCTTGTCGCGGGAGGCACCCTAGAGGCAACAATTCAGTCAATTCTTGAAATGGGCGGTGGAACATGGGACAGAGACACTGTGCTGCGTGCCCTACGTGCTGCATTCAACAACCCGGAGCGGGCTGTTGAGTATTTATATTCT GGTATTCCTGAGCCGATGGAGATTCCTGCACCACCACCAAGTGCCCAGCCAGCTGATCCTGCCCAGGTTTCACAAGCAGCTCAACCTGCAGTTGCCTCTTCTGGTCCTAATGCTAGCCCCTTGGACCTCTTCCCTCAa GCCCTGCCAAATGCTTCAGCAAATGCTGCTGGTGAAGGAAATCTGGATGTTCTACGAAACAATGCACAGTTCCGAAGCTTACTTTCTTTAGTGCAGGCCAACCCTCAAATCTTACAG CCATTGCTTCAAGAGCTGGGAAAGCAAAACCCTCAGATTTTGCAGCTGATTCAGGACAACCAAGCAGAGTTCCTTCGTTTAATCAATGAGCCAGCTGAGGGTGATGAAGACGA GAATCTCCTGGAGCAGTTTGCTGAGGGAGTGCCCCAGACCATAGCTGTCACtcctgaggagaatgaagctatactTCGT CTTGAAGGAATGGGCTTTGACCGGGCGCTTGTTCTGGAGGTGTTCTTTGCCTGCAACAAGGATGAGACCCTGGCCGCAAACTACCTGTTAGACCACATGAACGAGTTCGACGATGGAGCGCCGCAGTAA